GACCGCCGACGGTATTCTCAATCTGATCCAACTACAGCCCGCCGGCAAGAAACCGATGTCGGCGCAAGACCTGTTAAATTCACGCCGTGAATGGTTTACCCCGGGCAACCGGCTGTAAGTCACCCCACTGCCCGGCCGCTCATCGCCGGGCCGTTATTTTCTCAATGCCGATCGTTATCAGCTTTAGCCTATGAAAAATAATTACAATCTCCGCAGCATCGCTGCCAAAGCCATCGGCCAGGTGCTGGATCAGGGGCAGTCGCTCAGCACTGTCCTGCCGGCGCTGCAAACTTCCATCAGCGACAAAGACCGCGGGTTGTTGCAGGAACTGTGCTTCGGCACGTTACGCGTACTGCCGCAACTCGAATGGTGCATTCAGCAATTGATGGCCAAACCGCTGACCGGCAAGCAGCGTACGCTGCACTATTTGCTGATGGTCGGCCTGTACCAGCTGCTGTATACCCGCATCCCGGCGCACGCCGTACTGGCGGAAACCGTAGAAGGCGCGGTTGCGCTGAAACGTCCACAGTTGAAAGGCCTGATTAACGGCGTATTGCGGCAATTCCAGCGCCAGCAGGAAGAGCTGCTGCAGCGCGCCGCCAATAATGACAGTCGCTATCTGCACCCCAGCTGGCTGCTCAAACGCATTCAACAGGCTTATCCCGCCAACTGGGAAAAGATCGTCGACGCGAATAACCAGAAACCGCCGATGTGGCTGCGTGTCAATCGCCTGCATCACACCCGTGATGCCTATCTGCAGCTGCTAACCGACGCCGGCATCGCCGCGGAGTCTCATGCAAACTATGCGGACGCGGTGCGCTTGCTGGCGCCTTGCGCCGTGACCGATCTGCCAGGGTTCGCCGACGGCTGGGTCACCGTGCAAGATGCCTCAGCCCAGGGATGTGTCGATCTGTTGGATCCGCAAGACGGCGAACAGATCCTCGACTTGTGCGCCGCGCCTGGCGGTAAAACCACGCATATTCTGGAAGCGGCGCCGAAATCGCACGTCATGGCCGTCGATATCGACGAACAGCGTCTGGCGCGGGTGAAAGAAAACCTGCAGCGCCTGCGTTTGCACGCCGAAGTTAAACTGGGCGATGGCCGTACGCCGCAGCAGTGGTGCGGTGACAAACAGTTCGACCGGATCCTGCTGGACGCACCTTGTTCCGCCACCGGCGTGATCCGCCGTCACCCCGACATCAAATGGCTGCGCCGCGATCGCGACATAGCCGAACTCGCCGCGCTACAGGCCGAAATCCTGGAAGCCGTCTGGCCACATCTGAAGTCGGGCGGCGTGATGGTGTACGCCACCTGCTCTATCCTACCGGATGAAAACAGCAGCCAGATCGCTGCGTTCTTGCAGCGCCACACCGATGCCAAGCTGGTTGAAACCGGCGATGCGCAGCGGCCAGGGCGGCAGAATATCCCGCATCCCGAGGATGGCGATGGCTTCTTTTACGCTAAGCTGATTAAAATGTAATGCTTCAGGGCGTGCGTGCGCGCCCTAAGTCTTTCAGTGTGAAGCAGAGAACACGATGAAAATAATTATTCTTGGTGCCGGTCAGGTTGGCGGGACGCTGGCGGAAAACCTGGTGGGTGAAAACAACGATATCACCGTCGTCGATACCGATTCCGGCCGGTTGCGTCAGCTGCAGGATAAATTCGATCTGCGCGTGGTTCAGGGACACGGCTCCCACCCTCGGGTGCTGCGTGAAGCCGGCGCGGAAGACGCCGACATGCTGGTCGCCGTCACCAACTCCGACGAAACCAACATGATCGCCTGCCAGATCGCCTATTCTCTGTTTAATACCCCCAACCGTATCGCCCGCATCCGCGCGCCGGAATATATTCGCGAGTCGGAGAAACTGTTCCTGCCGGAAGCGGTGCCGATCGACCATCTGATTTCGCCGGAGCAGCTGGTCATCGATTATATCTACAAGCTGATTGAATACCCTGGCGCGCTGCAGGTGGTCAACTTCGCCGAAGGCAAGGTCAGCATCGCTGCGGTTAAAGCCTATTACGGCGGCCCGCTGGTCGGCAATGCGCTCTCTTCGATGCGCGAGCACATGCCACATATCGACACCCGCGTCGCCGCTATTTTCCGCCAGGACCGACCGATCCGTCCGCAAGGCTCGACCATTATCGAAGCCGGTGATGAAGTCTTCTTCGTCGCCGCCTCACAACACATCCGTGCGGTGATGAGCGAACTGCAACGGCTGGAAAAACCTTATAAACGCATCATGATCGTCGGCGGCGGCAACGTCGGCGCAGGCCTGGCCGCCAAACTGGAAAAAGACTACAACGTCAAACTGATCGAGCGCAATCAGCAACGCGCCGCCGAACTGGCCGAACAGCTGCACGATACCATCGTGTTCTACGGCGATGCCTCCGATCAGGAGCTGCTGGCCGAAGAGCACGTTGAGCAGGTGGATGTCTTCATCGCCATCACCAACGACGATGAAGCCAACATCATGTCGGCGATGCTGGCCAAACGCATGGGCGCCAAGAAGGTAATGGTATTGATCCAGCGCCGCGCCTATGTCGATCTGGTGCAAGGCAGCGTGATCGATATTGCCATTTCACCCCAGCAGGCGACCATATCCGCCCTGTTGGGACACGTGCGCAAAGCGGATATCGTCAGCGTCTCGTCGTTGCGCCGCGGTGTAGCGGAAGCGATCGAAGCGATTGCTCACGGCGATGAAAGCACCTCCAAAGTGGTCGGGCGCATCGTCGAAGACATTAAGCTGCCACCGGGCACCACTATCGGCGCTATCGTGCGCGGCGACGACGTGATCATCGCCAACGGTAACAGCAAGATCGAACAGGGCGATCACGTCATCATGTTTATTACCGACAAGAAATTCGTACCGGACGTTGAACGCTTGTTCCAACCAAGCCCGTTCTTCTTGTAGAACGAATTTATTTGGCGATGGTCTATAATCGCGTGGTTGTTCTCTGCCTTGGGAAGAGATAAAACTTCTCTCCTTTTGTGGCAAAGGGAAATTGCTTTGTTAAACTTGAGTTATTAATTCTGCAAGGGGTGCGTTCTATGAGTATGTTGAAAGAGTTTCGCGAATTTGCCATGCGTGGCAACGTGGTCGATCTGGCCGTCGGTGTGATTATCGGTGCCGCGTTCGGCAAGATTGTTTCGTCCTTCGTGGCCGATATCATCATGCCACCGCTGGGCTTACTGATCGGTGGTGTCGACTTTAAACAGTTCCATCTGGTATTACGTGAAGCTCAGGGCGCCGTGCCGGCGGTAGTAATGAATTACGGTTCATTCATCCAAACCGTGTTCGACTTCGTGATTGTCGCCTTCGCCATCTTCCTGGCGATTAAATTGATGAACAAAATGCGCCGCAAGCAGGAAGAAGCGCCGGCAGCGCCGCCAGAACCTACTGCAGAAGAGAAACTGCTGACGGAAATTCGTGACTTGCTGAGCCAGCAACAGCAGCCAAAACTGTAAAACAGCGTTTGGTTATGCCAATAAAAAGCCACCTGATGAAGGTGGCTTTTTTAATGCTTAAAACCAGAAGGCCAGTGGTAAATTATCGCTTGATTGTTTACCACTGGCCTCCCAGTTACCGCCCTTAGTGTGTTTTTCTTTACGCCGATAGCTGCCTTTGCCTTTCACATTCTTTTCTACTCGTTGACGGAATAGCGGATCATGCAGCAGCGCCTCAATGGCGTTATCTTGAATCTGACCTTTAGTGTGACGATATTTCGTCATGATAATGCTCCTGTAAAAGGTGGGGTAATAAAACGGGGCGATAATACTGCCGGCAGTATAAAAATTAAAGTGCCGTCAGCAACCTTTTTTGCCTTTTTCATCGCTTGCGCCCTGTTCCAGGGCCTCCAAAATAGAGCAATAATTGCTGGTATGGGCAGTGCCGCAGCAGGCATCACTCAGCCGCTTCAGCGATTCGCGCATACGAGTCAGCTCCGCCAACTTGCTTTCCACTTCGCTCAGGCGCGCATCGACGATCGACTTCGATTCCTGGCAGGTATGATGCTCAGGATCGACGCGGATCGACAGCAACTCGGCGATCGTTTCCAGAGTAAACCCCAGCTGCTTGGCATAGCGAATGAAGCGAAGCCGCTGCAGATCCTGTTCGGTATACAGCCGATAGCCGCCTTCGGTGCGAACATTGTGATCCATCATGCCCTGCTTTTCATAGTAACGTACGGTATCCGGCGTCACTTCGGCAAGCTTGGCCAACTGACCTATCTTGAACATTACTTCTCCTCTCGGGTGAATTTGCCGTCCAGCGCGCGCTGATATTCACCATGTAAGAAATCCGTGCTCATTCCGGCTTGACGCAACCGATGTTCCAACAGCGCCATGCGTTTGCTGAGCTCGACATAATCCGGGTGCTCATTGTTAATCCCTTGCAGCAGGCGAGCAACGGTCAATGCCTCTTTGCGATCTTCCAGTGCCGGTGGCAGGTAACCGGCATTTTTCAGCAGACGGTAACCGGCGCGTAGCTCGGCCGGTACCGCGCTGTCATCTTCCAGCGCCAACGGTTGGCCCTGGCCGGGCAGATTGTCGAACTCGCCTTTATCCTGAGCATCAAGGATATGACGTTCCGCCCATTGATCGAGCAGCCACATAACAGACAGCCTCGCTTAACGTAATGAATAAGCCTTAGCATAACGGATGGGAGCAGGGATCTTAAGCACAGCGGGGGAATTACGCACATTTGGCTGGGTTTGGACGTAAAAAAACCGGGCAAGCCCGGTTTTTTTACGCGTCTACAGATTACTCTGCAGTTGCTACTTCTGCTTGAGACTCAGCACGATCAACCAGCTCGATGTATGCCATCGGCGCGTTGTCGCCTGCGCGGAAGCCACACTTCAGAATGCGAGTGTAACCACCGGCACGGCTCGCGAAACGCGGGCCCAGCTCGTTAAACAGTTTTGCCACGATCTCGTTATCACGAGTACGGGCGAATGCCAGACGACGATTAGCTACGCTGTCGGTCTTGGCAAGAGTAATCAGCGGCTCAACAACGCGACGCAGCTCTTTTGCTTTTGGCAGGGTCGTCTTGATGATCTCATGACGAACCAAAGAGCCGGCCATGTTACGGAACATAGCCTGGCGATGGCTGCTGTTACGGTTCAGTTGACGACCACTCTTACGATGGCGCATGACCTTATCCTTCTCAGTAAAACCTTAACCTGTGATCCGGTTACTCGTCAGCAATGCTTGCCGGCGGCCAGTTTTCCAGGCGCATGCCCAGAGACAGACCACGTGAGGCCAGCACGTCTTTAATCTCGGTAAGAGATTTTTTACCCAGGTTTGGCGTTTTCAGCAACTCAACCTCGGTACGCTGTACCAGATCACCGATGTAGTGGATAGCTTCTGCCTTGAGGCAGTTAGCAGAGCGGACAGTCAATTCCAGATCGTCAACAGGGCGCAGCAAGATCGGATCGAATTCCGGTTTCTCTTCTTTAACTTCCGGCTGACGTACATCACGCAGGTCAACGAAAGCTTCAAGTTGTTCAGCCAGAATGGTGGCCGCACGGCGGATCGCCTCTTCAGGATCGATCGTGCCATTGGTCTCCATCTCGATGACCAGCTTATCCAAGTCAGTACGCTGTTCTACACGCGCAGCTTCAACATTGTAGGCGATACGCTCTACAGGGCTGTAGCAGGCGTCAACCAACAGACGACCGATTGGGCGCTCATCTTCTTCCGAATGAATTCGGGCAGAAGCCGGCACATAACCGCGACCGCGCTGAACTTTGATACGCATGCTGATAGCCGCGTTCTCATCAGTCAGGTGGCAGATCACGTGCTGAGGCTTGACGATTTCGACATCACCATCATGGGTGATGTCGGCAGCGGTCACAGGGCCAATGCCAGATTTATTCAGGGTAAGAATAACTTCGTCTTTGCCTTGAACTCTCACCGCCAGCCCTTTCAGGTTGAGCAGGATCTCCAGGATATCTTCCTGTACGCCTTCTTTGGTGCTGTACTCATGCAGTACACCATCAATCTCAACCTCGGTCACCGCGCAACCCGGCATAGATGAAAGCAGAATACGGCGCAGTGCGTTGCCAAGAGTATGGCCAAAGCCACGCTCTAAAGGCTCAAGGGTCACCTTGGCGTGCGTCGAACTGACTTGCTCGATATCTACCAGGCGCGGTTTTAGAAACTCTGTCACAGAACCCTGCATTGTGTCCTCTCTTTGGTACTAAGCTTTACTTGGAGTAAAGCTCGACGATCAGGTGTTCGTTAATGTCCGCAGACAGATCGGTACGTTCAGGCATACGCTTGAACACGCCTTCCATCTTAGCAGCATCAACTTCCAGCCAAGTCGGCTTTTCACGCTGCTCAGCCAGCTCCAGAGAAGCTTTAACACGAGACTGCTTTTTAGCTTTCTCGCGGATGCTGACTACGTCATTCGGAGATACCTGATAAGAAGCGATGTTAACAACGCGACCGTTTACCATAACTGCTTTATGGCTAACCAGCTGACGTGACTCTGCACGAGTAGCGCCGAAGCCCATACGGTAAACAACGTTGTCCAGACGACCTTCCAGCAGCTGCAACAGGTTTTCACCGGTGTTGCCCTTCAGGCGGGTTGCTTCTTTGTAATAGTTGCGGAATTGACGCTCCAGAATGCCGTACATACGGCGAACTTTCTGCTTCTCACGCAACTGAACACCGTAATCAGACAGACGCGGTTTACGCGCACCGTGCTGACCAGGTGCTTGTTCAATTTTACACTTGGAATCGATCGCGCGAACGCCAGACTTAAGGAACAGGTCTGTGCCCTCACGACGGCTCAGCTTGAGCTTAGGACCCAAATATCTTGCCATTTTCTTTCTCCAACAATCCTAAAAGCTGCGTTACACGCGGCGCTTTTTCGGCGGACGACAACCGTTATGAGGGATCGGAGTCACATCAGTAATATTAGTGATGCGGAAACCAGCCGCGTTCAGAGCGCGGATAGTAGACTCACGACCAGGACCAGGTCCTTTAACCATAACTTCCAGGTTCTTGATACCGTATTCTTTTACTGCGTCAGCACAACGTTCTGCTGCAACCTGTGCTGCGAACGGAGTGGACTTACGAGAACCACGGAAACCGGAACCACCGGCTGTTGCCCAACCCAAAGCATTACCCTGACGATCAGTGATGGTAACGATGGTGTTGTTGAAAGAAGCATGGATATGAGCCACGCCGTCAGAGACTTGCTTTCTTACACGCTTACGTGTACGAACAGGTGCCTTTGCCATTATTCAATAACCCCGATTATTTCTTGATCGGCTTGCGCGGACCCTTACGGGTACGAGCGTTGGTCTTGGTGCGCTGACCGCGTACCGGCAGACCACGACGATGACGCAAACCACGATAGCAACCAAGGTCCATAAGACGCTTGATGCTCAGGGTAATTTCACGACGCAAATCACCCTCAACGGTGTATTTGGCAACTGCATCACGAAGCTTTTCGATTTGCTCTTCAGACAGCTCACTGATCTTAACATTTTCAGCAATACCCGTGGATGCACAGATAGCCTGTGAACGGGTTTTACCGATACCGAAGATCGACGTTAAGGCGATAACGGTATGTTTATGATCAGGAATGTTAATGCCTGCTATACGGGCCACTATGCACTCCTACTATTTTATACAGCAACACCATTCTGAAAAGCCCGTTTTCAGGATACTCAAATAATGTTGCAGTGCGACATACAAAAGATTGGCTGGCTAATCTAGCCAGCTCAACCCAACTTTGCAAGAAAAATATGCGAGATAATCAGCCTTGACGCTGTTTATGCTTCGGCTCGGCGCTGCAAATCACACGAACGACACCGTTACGCTTAACGATTTTGCAGTTACGACATAATTTCTTGACGGAAGCACGAACTTTCATTTTTACTCTCCGTAACTTCTCAAACGAATCTGACTAGCGGTTATAGCCTTTCAGATTTGCTTTCTTCAATGCAGACTCGTACTGACTTGACATCATCAGAGTTTGCACTTGAGCCATAAAGTCCATGATGACGACAACCACGATCAGTAGCGAGGTACCACCAAAGTAGAATGGTACTTTCATTGCATCACGCATGAACTCCGGGATCAGGCAGATGAAAGTAATGTACATCGCGCCCACCAGGGTTAAACGCGTCATTACTTTATCGATATACTTCGCCGTTTGCTCTCCCGGACGAATTCCTGGTACGAAGGCACCGGACTTCTTCAGGTTATCTGCTGTCTCACGCGGGTTGAAGACCAACGCCGTGTAGAAGAAACAGAAGAAGATGATTGCAGACGCATAGAGTAACACATAAAGCGGTTGCCCTGGCTGCAAATACAGCGAAATCGTAGTCAGCCAGTTCCAACCGGTACCGCCCCCAAACCATGATGCAATCGTGGCCGGGAACAGAATAATGCTGGAAGCGAAAATCGCCGGGATAACACCCGCCATGTTCACTTTCAACGGTAAGTGTGTACTCTGTGCTGCATAAACACGACGACCTTGTTGACGCTTCGCATAGTTAACGACGATACGACGTTGACCACGCTCGATGAAAACAACGAAGAAGGTTACTGCAAACACCAATACTGCAACCAACAGCAGCAGGAGGAAGTGCAGGTCGCCTTGCCGCGCTTGCTCAATAGTATGGGCCACTGCCGGCGGGAGCCCCGCTACAATACCCGCGAAGATAATGATCGAGATACCGTTGCCGATACCGCGTTCAGTAATCTGCTCACCCAGCCACATCAGGAACATTGTCCCGGTTACCAGGCTCACAACCGCAGTAAAGTAGAATGCAAAGCCTGGGTTTAACACCAGGCCCTGCATACCAGGCATATTCGGCAGACCGGTAGCAATACCGATCGACTGGAATATGGCCAATACCAGCGTACCGTAGCGGGTGTACTGGCTAATCTTGCGACGGCCAGCCTCCCCTTCTTTCTTGATTTCCGCCAACGCCGGATGAACCACCGTCAGCAGCTGGATAATGATCGACGCCGAGATATACGGCATGATCCCCAGAGCAAAGATAGAAGCACGGCTGAGGGCACCACCAGAGAACATGTTAAACATTTCAATGATAGTGCCTCTCTGCTGCTCAAGCAATTTGGCAAGCACAGTGGCATCGATACCAGGAATCGGAATGAAAGAGCCGATACGGAAGACAATCAGCGCGCCGATTACAAACAAAAGTCTGCGCTTCAGCTCGCCGAGCCCGCCTTTAGCACTTTGAAAATCTAATCCTGGTTGCTTAGCCATCTGCTACTTATTCCTCAATTTTACCGCCAGCAGCCTCGATAGCAGCACGAGCGCCTTTGGTGACACGCAGACCACGCAGGGTTACCGGACGAGCGACTTCGCCAGAAAGTACAACTTTCGCGAATTCGATCTGGACACCAACTACGTTAGCGGCTTTCAGCGCGTTCAGGTCGATAACATCGCCTTCAACCAGAGCCAGTTCAGACAGACGAACTTCTGCCGTGATCATCGCTTTGCGTGAAGTGAAGCCGAATTTCGGCAGACGACGGTACAGAGGCATCTGACCACCTTCGAAACCACGACGTACGCCACCGCCAGAACGAGACTTCTGACCTTTGTGACCACGGCCGCCGGTTTTACCCAGGCCAGAACCAATACCACGACCTACACGCTTAGGCGCATGCTTGGCACCTTCAGCCGGAGACAGAGTATTTAAACGCATCTGTTACTCCTCAACTTTAACCATGTAGGAAACCAGGTTGACCATACCGCGAACAGCAGGAGTATCCTCGCGCTCTACGGTGTGACCAATACGACGCAGACCCAGACCGAGCAGAGTAGCTTTATGCTTCGGCAGACGGCCAATTGAGCTGCGAGTTTGTGTAACTTTAATAGTCTTAGCCATGGTCAATTACCCCAGAATGTCGGCAACGGATTTACCACGCTTAGCAGCGACCATTTCAGGAGACTTCATATTCGCCAGAGCGTCGATAGTTGCACGAACCACGTTGATCGGGTTGGTGGAACCATAAGCTTTAGCCAATACGTTGTGCACCCCAGCAACTTCGAGAACGGCGCGCATTGCACCACCCGCGATGATACCGGTACCTTCATGAGCAGGCTGCATGAACACGCGAGAACCCGTATGAGCGCCCTTAACAGGGTGCTGCAGGGTGCCGCTGTTCAGCGCGACGTTCATCATGTTGCGACGGGCTTTTTCCATCGCTTTCTGGATCGCTGCTGGAACTTCGCGTGCTTTGCCGTAGCCAAAACCAACGCGACCGTTACCATCACCAACTACAGTCAGTGCGGTAAAGCTGAAAATACGGCCACCTTTTACGGTTTTAGATACGCGGTTTACCGCGATCAGCTTTTCCTGCAGTTCGCCAGCTTGTTTTTCGATGTGAGCCATCTTAAACCTCTTCCTTAGAACTGAAGGCCAGCTTCACGGGCAGCATCTGCCAGTGCCTGGACTCGACCATGATATTGGAAACCGGAACGGTCAAAGGATACTTTCGCAATCCCTTTTTCCAACGCGCGCTCAGCCAGAGCTTTACCTACGGCTGCTGCTGCGTCTTTGTTACCGGAATACTTCAGTTGCTCCGCGATAGCTTTTTCTAAAGTAGAAGCGGCTACCAGTACTTCAGAACCGTTTGGAGCAATC
The sequence above is drawn from the Serratia sp. FDAARGOS_506 genome and encodes:
- the rsmB gene encoding 16S rRNA (cytosine(967)-C(5))-methyltransferase RsmB; this translates as MKNNYNLRSIAAKAIGQVLDQGQSLSTVLPALQTSISDKDRGLLQELCFGTLRVLPQLEWCIQQLMAKPLTGKQRTLHYLLMVGLYQLLYTRIPAHAVLAETVEGAVALKRPQLKGLINGVLRQFQRQQEELLQRAANNDSRYLHPSWLLKRIQQAYPANWEKIVDANNQKPPMWLRVNRLHHTRDAYLQLLTDAGIAAESHANYADAVRLLAPCAVTDLPGFADGWVTVQDASAQGCVDLLDPQDGEQILDLCAAPGGKTTHILEAAPKSHVMAVDIDEQRLARVKENLQRLRLHAEVKLGDGRTPQQWCGDKQFDRILLDAPCSATGVIRRHPDIKWLRRDRDIAELAALQAEILEAVWPHLKSGGVMVYATCSILPDENSSQIAAFLQRHTDAKLVETGDAQRPGRQNIPHPEDGDGFFYAKLIKM
- the trkA gene encoding Trk system potassium transporter TrkA, which translates into the protein MKIIILGAGQVGGTLAENLVGENNDITVVDTDSGRLRQLQDKFDLRVVQGHGSHPRVLREAGAEDADMLVAVTNSDETNMIACQIAYSLFNTPNRIARIRAPEYIRESEKLFLPEAVPIDHLISPEQLVIDYIYKLIEYPGALQVVNFAEGKVSIAAVKAYYGGPLVGNALSSMREHMPHIDTRVAAIFRQDRPIRPQGSTIIEAGDEVFFVAASQHIRAVMSELQRLEKPYKRIMIVGGGNVGAGLAAKLEKDYNVKLIERNQQRAAELAEQLHDTIVFYGDASDQELLAEEHVEQVDVFIAITNDDEANIMSAMLAKRMGAKKVMVLIQRRAYVDLVQGSVIDIAISPQQATISALLGHVRKADIVSVSSLRRGVAEAIEAIAHGDESTSKVVGRIVEDIKLPPGTTIGAIVRGDDVIIANGNSKIEQGDHVIMFITDKKFVPDVERLFQPSPFFL
- the mscL gene encoding large-conductance mechanosensitive channel protein MscL translates to MSMLKEFREFAMRGNVVDLAVGVIIGAAFGKIVSSFVADIIMPPLGLLIGGVDFKQFHLVLREAQGAVPAVVMNYGSFIQTVFDFVIVAFAIFLAIKLMNKMRRKQEEAPAAPPEPTAEEKLLTEIRDLLSQQQQPKL
- a CDS encoding alternative ribosome-rescue factor A, whose product is MTKYRHTKGQIQDNAIEALLHDPLFRQRVEKNVKGKGSYRRKEKHTKGGNWEASGKQSSDNLPLAFWF
- the zntR gene encoding Zn(2+)-responsive transcriptional regulator translates to MFKIGQLAKLAEVTPDTVRYYEKQGMMDHNVRTEGGYRLYTEQDLQRLRFIRYAKQLGFTLETIAELLSIRVDPEHHTCQESKSIVDARLSEVESKLAELTRMRESLKRLSDACCGTAHTSNYCSILEALEQGASDEKGKKGC
- a CDS encoding DUF1992 domain-containing protein: MWLLDQWAERHILDAQDKGEFDNLPGQGQPLALEDDSAVPAELRAGYRLLKNAGYLPPALEDRKEALTVARLLQGINNEHPDYVELSKRMALLEHRLRQAGMSTDFLHGEYQRALDGKFTREEK
- the rplQ gene encoding 50S ribosomal protein L17, giving the protein MRHRKSGRQLNRNSSHRQAMFRNMAGSLVRHEIIKTTLPKAKELRRVVEPLITLAKTDSVANRRLAFARTRDNEIVAKLFNELGPRFASRAGGYTRILKCGFRAGDNAPMAYIELVDRAESQAEVATAE
- the rpoA gene encoding DNA-directed RNA polymerase subunit alpha, which produces MQGSVTEFLKPRLVDIEQVSSTHAKVTLEPLERGFGHTLGNALRRILLSSMPGCAVTEVEIDGVLHEYSTKEGVQEDILEILLNLKGLAVRVQGKDEVILTLNKSGIGPVTAADITHDGDVEIVKPQHVICHLTDENAAISMRIKVQRGRGYVPASARIHSEEDERPIGRLLVDACYSPVERIAYNVEAARVEQRTDLDKLVIEMETNGTIDPEEAIRRAATILAEQLEAFVDLRDVRQPEVKEEKPEFDPILLRPVDDLELTVRSANCLKAEAIHYIGDLVQRTEVELLKTPNLGKKSLTEIKDVLASRGLSLGMRLENWPPASIADE
- the rpsD gene encoding 30S ribosomal protein S4, which encodes MARYLGPKLKLSRREGTDLFLKSGVRAIDSKCKIEQAPGQHGARKPRLSDYGVQLREKQKVRRMYGILERQFRNYYKEATRLKGNTGENLLQLLEGRLDNVVYRMGFGATRAESRQLVSHKAVMVNGRVVNIASYQVSPNDVVSIREKAKKQSRVKASLELAEQREKPTWLEVDAAKMEGVFKRMPERTDLSADINEHLIVELYSK
- the rpsK gene encoding 30S ribosomal protein S11, whose product is MAKAPVRTRKRVRKQVSDGVAHIHASFNNTIVTITDRQGNALGWATAGGSGFRGSRKSTPFAAQVAAERCADAVKEYGIKNLEVMVKGPGPGRESTIRALNAAGFRITNITDVTPIPHNGCRPPKKRRV
- the rpsM gene encoding 30S ribosomal protein S13; the encoded protein is MARIAGINIPDHKHTVIALTSIFGIGKTRSQAICASTGIAENVKISELSEEQIEKLRDAVAKYTVEGDLRREITLSIKRLMDLGCYRGLRHRRGLPVRGQRTKTNARTRKGPRKPIKK
- the rpmJ gene encoding 50S ribosomal protein L36, yielding MKVRASVKKLCRNCKIVKRNGVVRVICSAEPKHKQRQG
- the secY gene encoding preprotein translocase subunit SecY; the protein is MAKQPGLDFQSAKGGLGELKRRLLFVIGALIVFRIGSFIPIPGIDATVLAKLLEQQRGTIIEMFNMFSGGALSRASIFALGIMPYISASIIIQLLTVVHPALAEIKKEGEAGRRKISQYTRYGTLVLAIFQSIGIATGLPNMPGMQGLVLNPGFAFYFTAVVSLVTGTMFLMWLGEQITERGIGNGISIIIFAGIVAGLPPAVAHTIEQARQGDLHFLLLLLVAVLVFAVTFFVVFIERGQRRIVVNYAKRQQGRRVYAAQSTHLPLKVNMAGVIPAIFASSIILFPATIASWFGGGTGWNWLTTISLYLQPGQPLYVLLYASAIIFFCFFYTALVFNPRETADNLKKSGAFVPGIRPGEQTAKYIDKVMTRLTLVGAMYITFICLIPEFMRDAMKVPFYFGGTSLLIVVVVIMDFMAQVQTLMMSSQYESALKKANLKGYNR
- the rplO gene encoding 50S ribosomal protein L15 encodes the protein MRLNTLSPAEGAKHAPKRVGRGIGSGLGKTGGRGHKGQKSRSGGGVRRGFEGGQMPLYRRLPKFGFTSRKAMITAEVRLSELALVEGDVIDLNALKAANVVGVQIEFAKVVLSGEVARPVTLRGLRVTKGARAAIEAAGGKIEE
- the rpmD gene encoding 50S ribosomal protein L30 codes for the protein MAKTIKVTQTRSSIGRLPKHKATLLGLGLRRIGHTVEREDTPAVRGMVNLVSYMVKVEE
- the rpsE gene encoding 30S ribosomal protein S5 — encoded protein: MAHIEKQAGELQEKLIAVNRVSKTVKGGRIFSFTALTVVGDGNGRVGFGYGKAREVPAAIQKAMEKARRNMMNVALNSGTLQHPVKGAHTGSRVFMQPAHEGTGIIAGGAMRAVLEVAGVHNVLAKAYGSTNPINVVRATIDALANMKSPEMVAAKRGKSVADILG
- the rplR gene encoding 50S ribosomal protein L18, which translates into the protein MDKKSARIRRATRARRKLQELGATRLVVHRTPRHIYAQVIAPNGSEVLVAASTLEKAIAEQLKYSGNKDAAAAVGKALAERALEKGIAKVSFDRSGFQYHGRVQALADAAREAGLQF